One Drosophila ananassae strain 14024-0371.13 chromosome XR, ASM1763931v2, whole genome shotgun sequence genomic window, ACGTTGACATgaccatactcaagaattccCTTTTTGTGGCAATTCTCTTTCCATCGGACACGACGGGGGCGACTTTGTGGTACTTCACTCGAAACCTGAAGTCGTCCGTGGCTGGCTGCCACCGCATTCCCAAAATCTTTTGCTCGGCCTCACCCCATCCAATACTCTGGGCGTGATCACTGGGTCCAAGCATCCTCTCCACTGTAGGCGAACTGGACGAGAACTTGCAAAGCTCAAAACCGCCTTCTGCATGTATCTTCTTCACTCTGCTAGATAATTCGATGGCTTCGCTCTCTGTGGCGAAGCTATCCACATAGTCATCCACGTAGTGGTAGTCCACGATGGCCTTGACTGCTCTGGGATCCGAATCCAGGAATCGCTTGGCATTCACTGTCTTCACGTGATGCGCCGCACTCGGTGAGCATGCTGCTCCAAAGGTCATCACGCACATCTCGTAGACGTCGGGGTCCCGTTGGTCATTCCCGTCTCTCCACAGAAAGCGTTGCGCACATCTATCCTCGGGTCGGATCAGCACCTGGTGAAACATTTCTTTAATGTCGCTGCAGACTCCGACGGCACCTTCCCTAAAATGGAACAGGATAGATGCCAAGGCCTTATAGTGTTGCGGCCCCTTGCTTAGCTCAGAATTCAGTGATACTCCTCCAACTCGTGCCGCTGCGTCGAATACTAATCGGATCTTCCCTGGCTTGTTGGGATTCTCCACTCCAAAATGCGGCAAGTACCATGTTCTATCGCTTTCCGAATCGATCTCCTGCCGTTCCAGACGCCGAGCGTATCCCTTGTCGACATAATCATTGACAATCCGTGAATACTCTTGAGCGAACTGCCCATCtcgctttatttttttctcgatgTTGACCAATCTATTGTACGCCATATCATAACTACGTGGCAGCACAACGTTATCCGTCTTCCACAATAATCCCGTCTGGTATCGGCGGCCAACTCGCACCGTAGTATCCTCCAAGATCTTCTGAGCCCTCACGTCGTCGCTGGCTGCGGCCGCTGGCGCCGCCTTCACACCGAAGTTCTCGATCTCGAAGTAGTCCTCGACGATCCGTTCCACGTTATCATCCAACGACGTGGCTAGCAGACAAGACCTCGGTGATGGCGTGTCTCGTCGTCCTTCTACAGGCCCAAAAACAACCCATCCTAATTCGGTTGCGGCCGCGTACGGTCCCTCGCTGGCAAACCGTCTCGTTTTCAACGGCAGTCCTAGATGCCCATGGTCCAAACCAATAAGCAGCTTCGGCACTGCATTTACGTAGGGCTTCATTGGTAATTGAGCGTCCTTGTTCACGCTCCTAACATCCCTTCTGTGCAGGCTCTGCATCGGCAGACTCAAGTTCGAAATGGCATAGACGTTCCTCAGCACATGTCGGGAGGACTTGCCTGCTCCACTGATCTCCAGACGTACCACGTTAGTAGGCTCTCTTGTGGCCCTGCCTCCGAACCACTGAACGTTCAGCTGACGACGTACTCCTTGTACGCCTAGCTCTGCAACCAGCTCGTTTTCGACCATCGTCACCGAAGAACCTTCATCCAGAAGAGCGTACGTGTCCACCTGCTTCCCACCTCCGTATAGCGTCACCGGCAATACACGGAACAGAAGTCGTTCTCGGTCCTCGTCGACACAGCTCAAATTTCTCTCCGGCGTCGCAGAGGCATCCACGGATGAGGTTGCTCCTTCATTCACTTGGACGCCTTCCCTCGGTCCGGCTGCCTGCCGGTTGTAGCCTCTCCAATTGCCGCCTCGCTGTGGCGGTCTCCTGAAGCCTTCGTTGTTTTCCTCATGAAGAAGACGGTGATGCTTCCTCCTGCATCCATTCACGGGGCACTCTTCTGACGCAGCGCAGGATCCAGTCATATGCCCGCTTTGCAAGCACATGAAGCATAGGCGATGTCTTCTTGCGAGTCTCCACCTCTCTGTAGGTGTGGCTCCAATAAATCGTTGGCAGTCCCGAACTGCATGTTGTCCGAGGCCTTCACAAATTGGACAATTCCTGCGGCAGCTCTCCGGTTGCTCGTCCTGCTCTCGGTCGACGCTGGCATGAAGCAATCGACGCCTTGGCTCCTTTCCATCGATGTCCGCCACCACGCAGACCACGTTGGCTAGTTCCATCAACCACGAACTGAAGTCCACAATCGTCGGATAGGGCTGAATAGTTGCAGCGTGCCTTGCCCAGTCCACTCGCTTGCTTATTGGGAGCTTGGCCACAAGCTCTTCCATCAGCATAGGGTTACCCAGGTGCTGCTCCGCCTTCGCTGACTGTAGGAAAGCCTTGAGGTTGCTGACATGGGTGGCGAATGCGACGAGCTTTCCCAGGTTGTGCTCCGTAATTGCAGGCACATCTCGAATGCTGTTGAGCTGGCTGCGTATAAGTTGCTCCGGTCGGCCGTATCTGAATCGCAGCTGCTCCACCGCTGCATTCGCATTGCTGGGGTGAATCAACAATGACTTCACCGTCTCACGCGCGTCGTCCT contains:
- the LOC123257668 gene encoding uncharacterized protein LOC123257668, yielding MDRIAELEKELERARSANMERTGPVISSEVGVGQPPFSTGLTVPNATSVYYAASERPPPWSGSQTVPCSQNCTTRINQASPFCATGTTVPAHGFGLQNEVAGGTSISAPSPGDGAWATSIGGTARWAPRKLPELPTFGGKPEDWPIFYCAFTETTQAYGCTDLENNQRLLKALKDDARETVKSLLIHPSNANAAVEQLRFRYGRPEQLIRSQLNSIRDVPAITEHNLGKLVAFATHVSNLKAFLQSAKAEQHLGNPMLMEELVAKLPISKRVDWARHAATIQPYPTIVDFSSWLMELANVVCVVADIDGKEPRRRLLHASVDREQDEQPESCRRNCPICEGLGQHAVRDCQRFIGATPTERWRLARRHRLCFMCLQSGHMTGSCAASEECPVNGCRRKHHRLLHEENNEGFRRPPQRGGNWRGYNRQAAGPREGVQVNEGATSSVDASATPERNLSCVDEDRERLLFRVLPVTLYGGGKQVDTYALLDEGSSVTMVENELVAELGVQGVRRQLNVQWFGGRATREPTNVVRLEISGAGKSSRHVLRNVYAISNLSLPMQSLHRRDVRSVNKDAQLPMKPYVNAVPKLLIGLDHGHLGLPLKTRRFASEGPYAAATELGWVVFGPVEGRRDTPSPRSCLLATSLDDNVERIVEDYFEIENFGVKAAPAAAASDDVRAQKILEDTTVRVGRRYQTGLLWKTDNVVLPRSYDMAYNRLVNIEKKIKRDGQFAQEYSRIVNDYVDKGYARRLERQEIDSESDRTWYLPHFGVENPNKPGKIRLVFDAAARVGGVSLNSELSKGPQHYKALASILFHFREGAVGVCSDIKEMFHQVLIRPEDRCAQRFLWRDGNDQRDPDVYEMCVMTFGAACSPSAAHHVKTVNAKRFLDSDPRAVKAIVDYHYVDDYVDSFATESEAIELSSRVKKIHAEGGFELCKFSSSSPTVERMLGPSDHAQSIGWGEAEQKILGMRWQPATDDFRFRVKYHKVAPVVSDGKRIATKREFLSMVMSTFDPLGFLCCLMITAKLLLREVWRRKISWDEPLPAEMYNAFMDWRKEMEKVERFRCPRHYFGSGLVKTVEMHVFVDASQSAFASVVYWRITYEDGDVQVRFVCAKTKCAPMRTMTIPRLELQAAVLGTRLMDTVRQDHNVAIAETVLWTDSKTVLRWIGSTHRRYKQFVGNRVAEILESTKVAQWRWLPSADNVADDATRAQRSVDLSEESRWLRGPAFLRRPASSWPGTAPTDEADAEDEEEMPSEFVLVGASDPFISLERFSSYRRLLMTTAWVLRFIRRCRGQRDELENYGLNVAECEAAEDLLFRRAQREAFPDEVQAAEKDLDVAKGSDICGLAPYLDGNGILRAYGRIDAALCIPYSARRPVILSHRHGLTEMIVRDAHVRMKHQNVDATMAEIRTRFWITRLRRVLRNVISGCSECKLHRARPMPPIMGPLPDDRLDAYGWPFKSTGLDYFGPLLVTVARHQEKRWVALFTCLTTRAIHLELAHDLSTDSCILAIRNFICRRGPVHRLRSDNGRNFVGADREAKRFAEIFEPERIQSELSSKGIEWIFNCPANPSEGGVWERMVQCVKRVLRHTVKEVAPKEHVLESFLIEAENVVNSRPLTHLPVSADQESPLTPNDLLKGAACPPDTPGLDGGIVKEGATRKHTYPR